A genomic window from Herbiconiux aconitum includes:
- a CDS encoding carbohydrate ABC transporter permease: MTTDARRTVPPASSLRGGAGRGRAAAPSGPDDLDPTRPTGSDSPRSDKRRRGDGFWPWLFVAPLVLGVVVFYLWPIVQTAWISLTETGPFGGSTFSGIVNYLTLFADPQLYLSLVNTIIYTLIVLLGVPISVYLASLLNLPGLRFASLYRVLFFLPYVAMPTAVAMVWRIIFNGDYGMLNYLLSLVGIQGPYWISTPGFSIVAVAIVGLWSSLGFSLIVLSAGLKNIPPELYEAADLDGASRWRQFRSITVPLLSPTIFFVTIVTVISSFQLFDLLYAILGSSNPVLPRSMSLVYFFYREGFVNNDKGFAAAIAMVIFLIIGLVTVLQFRFQRKWVKGD, translated from the coding sequence ATGACGACTGACGCACGCCGCACGGTTCCGCCCGCCTCGTCCCTCCGGGGCGGGGCCGGGCGGGGCCGGGCAGCCGCCCCGTCCGGCCCCGATGACCTCGACCCGACCCGGCCGACCGGCTCCGACTCGCCGCGCTCGGACAAGCGCCGCCGCGGCGACGGCTTCTGGCCGTGGCTGTTCGTCGCCCCACTCGTGCTGGGCGTCGTGGTGTTCTACCTGTGGCCGATCGTGCAGACCGCCTGGATCTCGCTCACCGAGACCGGCCCTTTCGGAGGCTCCACCTTCTCCGGCATCGTGAACTACCTCACGCTCTTCGCCGACCCGCAGCTCTACCTCTCGCTGGTGAACACCATCATCTACACGCTGATCGTGCTGCTCGGCGTGCCGATCTCCGTCTACCTCGCGAGTCTGCTCAACCTCCCGGGTCTCCGTTTCGCGTCGCTGTACCGCGTACTCTTCTTCCTGCCCTACGTCGCGATGCCCACCGCTGTGGCGATGGTGTGGCGCATCATCTTCAACGGCGACTACGGCATGCTCAACTACCTGCTGAGCCTCGTGGGCATCCAGGGGCCGTACTGGATCTCCACGCCGGGATTCTCCATCGTCGCCGTGGCGATCGTCGGTCTGTGGTCATCGCTCGGCTTCAGCCTGATCGTGCTCTCGGCAGGCCTCAAGAACATCCCCCCGGAGCTTTACGAAGCGGCCGACCTCGACGGCGCGTCGCGCTGGCGGCAGTTCCGTTCGATCACGGTGCCACTGCTGTCGCCCACGATCTTCTTCGTCACGATCGTCACCGTCATCTCGAGCTTCCAGCTCTTCGACCTGCTCTACGCCATCCTCGGCAGCAGCAACCCCGTGCTGCCGCGGAGCATGTCCCTCGTCTACTTCTTCTATCGCGAGGGCTTCGTCAACAACGACAAGGGCTTCGCGGCCGCCATCGCCATGGTGATCTTCTTGATCATCGGCCTGGTGACCGTTCTGCAGTTCCGGTTCCAGAGGAAGTGGGTGAAGGGTGACTGA
- a CDS encoding DUF2188 domain-containing protein has translation MAGGDVETFHEGGAWYNRVDGEHGAVGPFKTKADAIDAGRHEARRARREHVIRDENGLVDERIAFGDETL, from the coding sequence ATGGCCGGCGGAGACGTTGAGACATTCCATGAGGGCGGCGCCTGGTACAACCGCGTCGACGGAGAGCACGGCGCGGTCGGGCCGTTCAAGACGAAGGCCGACGCGATCGACGCCGGTCGTCACGAGGCGCGGCGAGCCCGGCGCGAGCACGTCATCCGGGATGAGAACGGGCTCGTCGACGAGCGGATCGCGTTCGGCGACGAGACGCTCTGA
- a CDS encoding DeoR/GlpR family DNA-binding transcription regulator: MTQQQRLNVVLELVSERGSVSIAEVSDALGVSTATVRRDLNTLSDQRLVTRTHGGASALGSGYELPLQYKIARQAEAKVAIARAVSDLIAPGDSVGLNGGTTTSEVARMLGRSERLRGGADAAGVTIVTNALNIAYEMSVREHIKIVVTGGVPRRQSYELVGPLVAASLRDFSIDIAVLGVDGLSGTFGATTLHEGEAEASREIAAVSRRLVIAADATKLGRSTFARICPLSRIDVLVTDQPVSRELAGEFDAAGVEVIVAPAS; the protein is encoded by the coding sequence ATGACCCAGCAGCAACGTCTCAACGTCGTACTCGAACTCGTCTCCGAGCGCGGCAGCGTGTCGATCGCGGAGGTGAGCGATGCGCTCGGGGTCTCGACCGCGACCGTGCGGCGCGACCTCAACACCCTCTCCGATCAGCGCCTGGTCACGCGCACCCACGGCGGGGCCTCGGCTCTCGGGTCGGGCTACGAGCTGCCCCTGCAGTACAAGATCGCGCGGCAGGCCGAGGCCAAGGTGGCGATCGCGCGGGCGGTGTCCGATCTGATCGCTCCCGGCGACTCGGTCGGGCTGAACGGCGGCACGACGACGAGTGAGGTCGCACGGATGCTGGGGCGCAGCGAGCGACTGCGTGGCGGGGCGGATGCCGCGGGTGTCACCATCGTGACGAATGCACTGAACATCGCGTACGAGATGTCGGTGCGCGAGCACATCAAGATCGTGGTCACCGGCGGGGTGCCCCGGCGGCAGTCCTACGAACTGGTCGGCCCCCTGGTGGCGGCATCGCTCCGCGACTTCAGCATCGACATCGCCGTGCTGGGGGTCGATGGGTTGAGCGGCACCTTCGGGGCCACGACGCTGCACGAGGGCGAGGCGGAGGCGAGCCGCGAGATCGCGGCGGTCTCCCGCCGGCTCGTGATCGCGGCCGACGCCACCAAGCTCGGTCGCAGCACCTTCGCGCGCATCTGCCCGCTGTCGCGGATCGACGTGCTGGTCACGGATCAGCCGGTGTCGCGCGAGCTGGCCGGAGAATTCGACGCCGCGGGTGTCGAGGTCATCGTCGCCCCCGCATCCTGA
- a CDS encoding SIS domain-containing protein: MPSTFVEAEIASQPDTWRLAAELVADVAGQLPRAGERVAVVGCGTSWFIAMSYAVLRESAGQGVTDAFAGSEYPASRQYDRVVAISRSGTTTEIIELLKALDSTPTTLITAVGDSPAALHADETIALPFADERSVVQTRFATSALTLLRVHVGDDIASIIADGERALQIPIDDLLTANQCSFVGLGWAVGLTFEAALKTREAAQFWSESYPAMDYRHGPIAIAEPGRLVWSLGEAPVGLAEEIAETGARFVHHELDPQAALVVAQRFAVGLALSRGLDPDNPRALTRSVILA, encoded by the coding sequence ATGCCCTCCACCTTCGTCGAAGCGGAAATCGCCTCCCAGCCCGACACCTGGAGACTCGCCGCCGAGCTGGTGGCCGACGTCGCCGGGCAGTTGCCGCGCGCCGGGGAACGCGTGGCGGTGGTCGGATGCGGCACCAGCTGGTTCATCGCCATGTCGTACGCCGTGCTGCGGGAGAGCGCCGGGCAGGGCGTGACCGACGCCTTCGCGGGCAGCGAATACCCCGCCTCCCGTCAGTACGACCGCGTCGTCGCGATCTCGCGCTCGGGCACCACAACCGAGATCATCGAGCTGCTCAAGGCGCTCGACTCGACACCGACGACACTGATCACGGCCGTGGGCGACTCCCCCGCCGCACTGCACGCCGACGAGACCATCGCCCTCCCCTTCGCCGATGAGCGCTCCGTGGTGCAGACCCGCTTCGCCACCTCGGCACTCACCCTGTTGCGGGTGCACGTGGGCGACGACATCGCGTCGATCATCGCCGATGGCGAGCGCGCCCTGCAGATCCCGATCGACGACCTGCTCACGGCGAACCAGTGCAGCTTTGTGGGCCTCGGCTGGGCGGTCGGCCTCACCTTCGAGGCGGCGCTCAAGACGCGCGAGGCCGCGCAGTTCTGGTCGGAGTCCTACCCGGCCATGGACTACCGTCACGGCCCGATCGCCATCGCAGAACCTGGCCGGCTCGTCTGGAGTCTCGGTGAAGCGCCTGTGGGCCTCGCCGAGGAGATCGCCGAGACCGGAGCGCGTTTCGTGCACCACGAACTCGACCCGCAGGCGGCCCTCGTGGTCGCTCAGCGGTTCGCCGTGGGCCTCGCCCTCTCGCGTGGCCTCGACCCGGACAACCCGCGCGCGCTCACGCGATCTGTCATCCTGGCCTGA
- a CDS encoding DUF4832 domain-containing protein, with amino-acid sequence MKRILGLPALALAAVCLTAVAAPAVAAAADAPPGATTVSYEASDEVIANPQRGFDHTNNTHYQADGSGYTPLDEATLEGYRAEGITQIVRVFYLEKFVANPVLDDAYLALLQADFDTARAAGISVIARFAYVQGGDWPYSPPYGDASLDVVLAHIHQLGPILRANADVIPVVQNGFVGLWGEGYYTDHFVADPADPGVVTAEDWANRSAVTQALLDELPADRGVQVRTMLSKQELLGVPASADSAVTAEQAFTDTPIARVGHHNDCLLAAPDDFGTFLSDPITLDQEYLEADSLYVPVGGETCAVNPPRSEWESASAEMARYHYSYLNADYNQDVLDTWGEAGLKETAQRLGYRFVLTSSTVTPGADAGTATVSLDVRNDGWAAPYTPRPAVLELTAADGTVTDVPFTGNADARRWLPGTTTTVTASLAEVPAGTYSLALALRAPDAGTAADPRFAVQTANVGTWNTTTGVNELGQTVTIAAADLAAPVTPADPGSGSGAALAATGEGPVAPIAGGLALLLLALGAGLVITRMRARRV; translated from the coding sequence ATGAAACGCATCCTCGGTCTGCCTGCGCTCGCGCTGGCCGCCGTCTGCCTGACGGCGGTCGCTGCGCCGGCCGTCGCGGCGGCTGCCGACGCCCCGCCGGGCGCGACCACCGTCTCGTACGAGGCGAGTGACGAGGTGATCGCGAACCCGCAGCGCGGCTTCGACCACACCAACAACACCCACTACCAGGCCGACGGATCGGGCTACACGCCGCTCGACGAGGCCACGCTCGAGGGCTACCGCGCCGAGGGCATCACGCAGATCGTGCGCGTGTTCTACCTCGAGAAGTTCGTGGCGAATCCGGTGCTCGACGACGCCTACCTGGCGCTGCTGCAGGCCGACTTCGACACGGCGCGGGCCGCCGGCATCTCGGTGATCGCGCGCTTCGCCTACGTGCAAGGCGGCGACTGGCCGTACTCGCCGCCGTACGGCGACGCGTCGCTCGACGTGGTGCTCGCGCACATCCACCAGCTCGGACCCATCTTGCGGGCGAACGCCGATGTCATCCCGGTGGTGCAGAACGGATTCGTCGGGCTGTGGGGCGAGGGCTACTACACCGATCACTTCGTGGCCGACCCGGCCGATCCGGGCGTCGTCACCGCCGAGGACTGGGCGAACCGCTCCGCCGTGACGCAGGCGCTGCTCGACGAGCTGCCCGCCGACCGCGGCGTGCAGGTGCGCACCATGCTCTCGAAGCAGGAGTTGCTCGGGGTGCCGGCGAGCGCCGACAGCGCGGTGACCGCCGAACAGGCCTTCACCGACACGCCGATCGCGCGGGTGGGCCACCACAACGACTGCCTGCTCGCGGCGCCTGACGACTTCGGCACCTTCCTCTCCGACCCCATCACGCTCGACCAGGAGTATCTCGAGGCCGACAGCCTGTACGTGCCGGTGGGCGGCGAGACCTGTGCCGTCAATCCGCCCCGTTCGGAGTGGGAGAGCGCCTCCGCCGAGATGGCGCGCTACCACTACAGCTACCTCAACGCCGACTACAACCAAGACGTACTGGACACCTGGGGTGAGGCGGGCCTGAAGGAGACGGCCCAGCGGCTCGGCTACCGGTTCGTGCTGACCTCGAGCACGGTGACGCCGGGCGCTGACGCCGGCACGGCCACGGTCTCGCTCGACGTGCGCAACGACGGTTGGGCCGCGCCCTACACGCCACGGCCGGCGGTGCTCGAGCTGACCGCTGCCGACGGCACGGTCACCGACGTGCCGTTCACCGGCAACGCCGACGCGCGCCGGTGGTTGCCGGGAACGACGACCACCGTCACCGCGTCTCTCGCTGAGGTGCCCGCCGGCACCTACTCGCTCGCCCTGGCGCTCCGTGCTCCGGATGCGGGCACCGCTGCCGACCCGCGCTTCGCCGTGCAGACGGCCAACGTGGGCACCTGGAACACCACCACGGGTGTGAACGAGCTCGGCCAGACGGTCACGATCGCGGCGGCGGATCTCGCCGCGCCGGTGACTCCGGCCGACCCGGGCTCCGGCTCGGGTGCCGCGCTCGCCGCCACAGGTGAGGGCCCGGTGGCGCCGATCGCCGGAGGGCTCGCGCTTCTCCTGCTGGCGCTCGGGGCGGGCCTCGTGATCACCCGGATGCGCGCTCGTCGCGTGTGA
- a CDS encoding N-acetylglucosamine-6-phosphate deacetylase, with product MFIRARRLVDGAGHDGPGWLQVADGVIVAGGDGGVPTAGEHDGVLDLETVMPGFIDTHVHGAMGAEFSALGTDPAPAIEHHAHTGSTTVVASLATGERTTTIERMRELAPLVRAGALAGLHLEGPFLSVERRGAHNPLLLREPAAGSVDELLDAADGTLLMVTLAPELPGALEAIARLRAAGVTVAIGHTAASADRVREAVDTGATVVTHLFNGMPPLHHRAPGPVGIALTDERLVVELIGDGRHVDDEAIDVARRAASARYVLVSDAMAATGLGDGRYRLAGSEVVVSEGAAMLADGSSLAGSSTPVAGAVSRLLRRGVDLPEIVAATNTVPARSLGLAPRALVPGATADLLELAGSRVARVMRRGTWLASS from the coding sequence GTGTTCATACGGGCTCGCCGACTCGTCGACGGGGCAGGGCACGACGGCCCGGGCTGGCTGCAGGTGGCCGACGGCGTGATCGTGGCCGGCGGCGACGGCGGCGTCCCGACCGCCGGAGAGCACGATGGCGTGCTCGATCTCGAGACCGTCATGCCCGGCTTCATCGACACCCACGTGCACGGAGCGATGGGCGCCGAGTTCAGCGCCCTCGGCACCGACCCCGCTCCCGCGATCGAACACCACGCCCACACGGGAAGCACGACCGTGGTGGCCTCCCTCGCCACCGGCGAGCGCACGACCACGATCGAACGGATGCGCGAACTCGCCCCGCTCGTCAGAGCCGGTGCGCTCGCCGGTCTGCACCTCGAGGGCCCGTTCCTCTCGGTCGAACGCCGTGGCGCTCACAACCCGTTGCTCCTCCGCGAACCCGCGGCGGGGTCGGTCGACGAATTGCTCGATGCGGCCGACGGCACACTGCTCATGGTCACCCTCGCTCCCGAGCTCCCCGGAGCGCTGGAGGCGATCGCCCGCCTACGCGCGGCCGGCGTGACGGTCGCGATCGGCCACACCGCCGCATCCGCTGACCGGGTGCGTGAAGCGGTCGACACCGGCGCCACCGTCGTGACCCATCTCTTCAACGGGATGCCGCCACTGCACCATCGGGCCCCCGGCCCCGTGGGGATCGCTCTCACCGACGAACGACTCGTGGTGGAACTGATCGGCGACGGCCGGCACGTCGACGACGAGGCGATCGATGTGGCCCGGCGCGCGGCATCCGCTCGCTACGTGCTCGTGTCGGACGCGATGGCCGCAACGGGGCTCGGCGACGGGCGGTATCGCCTGGCCGGCTCCGAGGTCGTGGTGTCGGAGGGCGCTGCGATGCTGGCCGACGGCTCGTCGCTCGCCGGCAGCAGCACACCTGTCGCGGGGGCGGTCAGCCGCCTCCTCCGGCGCGGCGTCGACCTGCCCGAGATCGTCGCGGCTACGAACACCGTTCCCGCGCGGTCGCTTGGGCTCGCACCGCGCGCCTTGGTGCCCGGTGCGACCGCCGATCTGCTCGAACTGGCCGGCTCACGGGTCGCCCGGGTGATGAGGAGGGGAACATGGCTCGCGTCGTCGTGA
- a CDS encoding ROK family protein, which yields MIGIDVGGTTIKGIRVSIADAGAGADGAAALAGPIEAELRVHTPTPDPTGERIVEAVAGLVESLGGATDAAIGLAVPGIVDEARGLALWSSNVGLRDAPIRALAEGRLGTAVALGQDVRAGALAEVRSGAARDVDGSVAFVPIGTGVAAAFLVHGHPLVSGGWAGEIGQIVLRSGPFAGLRVEEVASASATARRAGEPNARAVAVRVAAGDESAIAVWADTISVLADALAGIVVTVAPTAIVVGGGLAQAGPLLFDPLRVAVAERIGHLRAPQLVAARHGDQAGALGAAYLAADLAADLAAGRSS from the coding sequence ATGATCGGCATCGACGTGGGCGGAACGACCATCAAGGGCATCCGCGTATCGATCGCGGATGCCGGCGCCGGAGCCGACGGAGCCGCCGCTCTCGCCGGCCCGATCGAGGCAGAGCTCCGAGTGCACACTCCCACGCCCGACCCGACGGGGGAACGGATCGTCGAAGCGGTCGCCGGTCTGGTCGAATCGCTCGGCGGCGCGACGGATGCGGCGATCGGCCTGGCCGTGCCCGGCATCGTCGATGAAGCGCGGGGCCTCGCCCTCTGGTCATCCAACGTGGGCCTCCGCGACGCCCCCATCCGGGCCCTGGCCGAGGGCAGGCTCGGCACCGCTGTCGCTCTCGGGCAAGACGTGCGTGCGGGCGCCCTGGCCGAGGTGCGCTCCGGCGCCGCCCGCGATGTCGACGGGTCGGTCGCCTTCGTGCCCATCGGCACCGGTGTGGCCGCCGCCTTCCTGGTGCACGGGCATCCGCTGGTCTCGGGCGGCTGGGCCGGTGAGATCGGCCAGATCGTGCTCCGCTCGGGGCCGTTCGCCGGACTCCGTGTCGAAGAGGTGGCGTCGGCGTCGGCGACCGCACGCCGGGCCGGTGAGCCGAACGCCCGCGCGGTTGCTGTGCGGGTGGCGGCCGGCGACGAGTCGGCGATCGCCGTCTGGGCCGACACCATCTCGGTGCTGGCCGACGCCCTCGCGGGCATCGTGGTGACGGTCGCACCCACGGCGATCGTGGTCGGGGGCGGGCTCGCCCAGGCCGGGCCACTGCTCTTCGATCCGCTGCGCGTCGCGGTGGCGGAGCGTATCGGGCACCTCCGCGCGCCGCAGCTGGTCGCCGCCCGGCACGGCGATCAGGCGGGCGCACTCGGCGCCGCCTATCTGGCCGCCGACCTCGCAGCCGACCTCGCCGCGGGGCGGTCTTCGTGA
- a CDS encoding carbohydrate ABC transporter permease has protein sequence MTEAIPVRAMSRRRRQRRRGGSHVVAHIVLGVGGLIMAFPFIWQIIMSLSTTAEVQSVPPTLWPAELQWDNYVRVFERLPFLDQLQTSVLITVIRTVAQILFCTLAGYAFARMRFRGRAILLALVLSILMVPSQVYLLSQYQIVQGLGLLDSLGGLVLPGLFSAFGTYLMRTAFLAMPVELEEAARLDGANPFTIFWRIMLPLAKPTISVLAITTALWSWNELLWPLVVTTFSEHMPLSAGLATLIGDRTTDFPLVMAASLLAMAPILILFILLQRRVINGLASSGLK, from the coding sequence GTGACTGAGGCCATCCCGGTGCGGGCCATGAGCCGCCGCCGTCGTCAGCGCCGCCGTGGCGGATCGCACGTCGTGGCGCACATCGTGCTCGGTGTGGGCGGACTGATCATGGCGTTCCCGTTCATCTGGCAGATCATCATGTCGCTGTCCACGACCGCCGAGGTGCAGAGTGTGCCGCCCACTCTCTGGCCGGCCGAGTTGCAGTGGGACAACTACGTGCGGGTCTTCGAGCGCCTGCCGTTCCTCGACCAGTTGCAGACCTCGGTGCTCATCACCGTCATCCGCACGGTCGCGCAGATCCTGTTCTGCACGCTCGCGGGCTATGCCTTCGCCCGGATGCGCTTCCGCGGCCGCGCGATCCTGCTCGCCCTCGTGCTGTCGATCCTGATGGTGCCTTCGCAGGTGTACCTGCTGTCGCAGTACCAGATCGTGCAGGGTCTCGGCCTTCTCGACAGTCTCGGCGGGCTGGTGCTGCCTGGGCTCTTCAGCGCCTTCGGTACCTATCTGATGCGCACAGCGTTCCTCGCGATGCCGGTGGAGCTGGAGGAGGCCGCGCGGCTGGACGGCGCGAATCCGTTCACCATCTTCTGGCGCATCATGCTGCCACTCGCGAAGCCGACCATCAGCGTGCTGGCCATCACCACCGCGCTCTGGTCGTGGAACGAGCTGCTCTGGCCGCTCGTGGTCACCACCTTCAGCGAGCACATGCCGCTCTCGGCCGGGCTCGCGACGCTGATCGGCGACCGCACCACCGACTTCCCGCTCGTGATGGCGGCGAGCCTGCTGGCCATGGCACCGATCTTGATCCTGTTCATCCTGCTGCAGCGCCGGGTCATCAACGGCCTCGCCTCCAGCGGACTCAAGTGA
- a CDS encoding ABC transporter substrate-binding protein: MNSSFPPPARRRAARRLVAGAAFAVGLALVASGCAGSGSGAGTGSSGEYAAPAKDLSADITYGVWDQQQVAAIDENIAAFNEIYPNIKVTVNVTPYAEYWTKLQTQASSGTLPDVFWMNGPNIGLYASNDQIQPITGEVEAGDIDPANYPKSLVDLYTIDDVQYGVPKDFDTIGIWANKALFEKAGVALPTGDWTWDEFQQAASAISTALKADGEYGAAGGMDGQTTYYDTIFQAGGQVIDDGKSGYATPETEAGLQFWTDLIADGASPSIQQLTDTTADQWFVSGKLAMYWGGSWFRSALTDPALAADVTVLPLPIGEKQATVIHGVSNVVSAKSKNMQAAQALQVFLASKDAQQQQGDAGSIIPAFTGTQSAFTDSMPDADLQVFLDAVDYSVPLPVSNNTAVWNAFETDLLPQAFSGERPVDEVATELSDQMDAALAKE, encoded by the coding sequence ATGAACTCCTCGTTCCCCCCTCCCGCGCGACGTAGAGCCGCACGCCGCCTCGTCGCCGGCGCCGCCTTCGCCGTCGGCCTGGCGCTGGTCGCGAGCGGTTGCGCCGGCTCCGGCTCCGGTGCGGGCACCGGCTCCTCGGGCGAGTACGCAGCCCCGGCCAAAGACCTCTCGGCCGACATCACCTACGGTGTCTGGGACCAGCAGCAGGTGGCGGCGATCGATGAGAACATCGCCGCCTTCAACGAGATCTACCCGAACATCAAGGTGACGGTGAACGTCACCCCGTACGCCGAGTACTGGACGAAGCTGCAGACTCAGGCCTCCAGCGGCACCCTGCCCGACGTGTTCTGGATGAACGGTCCGAACATCGGCCTCTACGCCTCGAACGACCAGATCCAGCCCATCACCGGCGAGGTCGAGGCGGGTGACATCGACCCGGCCAACTACCCGAAGTCGCTCGTCGACCTCTACACCATCGACGACGTGCAGTACGGAGTGCCGAAGGACTTCGACACGATCGGCATCTGGGCGAACAAGGCCCTGTTCGAGAAAGCCGGTGTGGCGCTGCCCACCGGCGACTGGACCTGGGACGAGTTCCAGCAGGCCGCGAGCGCGATCTCCACGGCGCTGAAGGCCGACGGAGAATACGGTGCAGCCGGCGGTATGGATGGCCAGACCACCTACTACGACACCATCTTCCAGGCCGGCGGCCAGGTCATCGACGACGGCAAGTCGGGCTATGCCACCCCCGAGACGGAGGCCGGCCTTCAGTTCTGGACCGACCTGATCGCCGATGGTGCATCGCCTTCGATCCAGCAGCTCACCGACACCACGGCCGACCAGTGGTTCGTGTCGGGCAAGCTGGCGATGTACTGGGGCGGCAGCTGGTTCCGTTCGGCCCTCACCGACCCCGCTCTGGCCGCCGACGTGACGGTTCTCCCGCTCCCGATCGGTGAGAAGCAGGCGACCGTCATCCACGGTGTCTCGAACGTCGTCTCGGCGAAGTCGAAGAACATGCAGGCAGCTCAGGCATTGCAGGTCTTCCTCGCCAGCAAGGATGCCCAGCAGCAGCAGGGCGACGCCGGATCGATCATCCCCGCCTTCACCGGAACCCAGAGCGCCTTCACCGACTCGATGCCCGACGCCGACCTCCAGGTCTTCCTCGACGCCGTCGACTACTCGGTGCCGCTGCCGGTGAGCAACAACACGGCGGTCTGGAACGCCTTCGAGACCGACCTGCTGCCGCAGGCGTTCTCGGGTGAGCGGCCGGTCGACGAGGTCGCGACCGAACTCTCCGATCAGATGGACGCCGCTCTCGCGAAGGAGTGA
- a CDS encoding Gfo/Idh/MocA family protein — MHEDVRALRPTIPVTDGNAVPVAVIGFGQRAAIAQHVPEARPGARVVAVVEPDPVGQERARQAYPEATVHASIGDLIAARQVTAAIVTTPDHTHEAIAVALLEAGIAVYLEKPLAISLEGADRVLSTAAETGTVLYVGHNMRHSAVVRTMRAVIDRGEIGQVKAVWVRHFVGNGGDYYFKDWHADRSKTGTLLLQKASHDIDVVHYLASSYTRRVVGMGDLMVYGDVTDRRDRRGELMTDWFSFDNWPPASQIGLNPVVDVEDVSMMMMTLENGVMASYQQCHFTPDYWRNYTVIGTEGRLENVGDTAGGVVKVWNRRHEWQVAGDLEYPIEGVESGHEDADLLTMTEFFDHLIDGRPTLVSPLAAREAVAAGALAAASLRDGSRPLDVPLLPAHVAAHFAPAAFLSPSLSPNTTGRTF, encoded by the coding sequence ATGCACGAAGATGTGAGGGCGCTGCGCCCGACGATTCCAGTCACCGACGGCAACGCCGTCCCGGTCGCCGTGATCGGCTTCGGCCAACGCGCCGCGATCGCCCAGCACGTGCCTGAGGCGCGGCCCGGTGCGCGCGTGGTCGCCGTGGTCGAGCCCGACCCCGTCGGCCAGGAGCGGGCGCGCCAGGCCTACCCCGAGGCGACGGTCCACGCGAGTATCGGCGACCTGATCGCCGCGCGCCAGGTGACGGCCGCGATCGTCACCACGCCCGACCACACCCACGAGGCCATCGCGGTCGCGCTGCTGGAGGCCGGCATCGCCGTCTACCTCGAGAAGCCGCTCGCGATCAGCCTCGAAGGCGCCGACCGCGTGCTGAGCACGGCCGCCGAGACCGGCACCGTGCTCTACGTGGGCCACAACATGCGGCACTCCGCCGTGGTGCGCACCATGCGCGCCGTGATCGACCGCGGCGAGATCGGGCAGGTCAAGGCCGTCTGGGTGCGCCACTTCGTGGGCAACGGCGGCGACTACTACTTCAAGGACTGGCACGCCGACCGTTCGAAGACCGGCACCCTGCTGCTGCAGAAGGCCAGTCACGACATCGACGTGGTGCACTACCTCGCCTCGAGCTACACGCGCCGCGTCGTTGGCATGGGCGATCTCATGGTCTACGGCGACGTCACCGACCGTCGCGACCGCCGCGGCGAGCTCATGACCGACTGGTTCTCGTTCGACAACTGGCCGCCCGCGAGCCAGATCGGCCTGAATCCGGTCGTCGACGTCGAAGACGTGTCGATGATGATGATGACGCTCGAGAACGGCGTGATGGCGAGCTACCAGCAGTGCCACTTCACTCCGGACTACTGGCGCAACTACACGGTGATCGGCACCGAGGGCCGGCTCGAGAACGTCGGCGACACGGCCGGCGGGGTCGTGAAGGTGTGGAACCGTCGTCACGAGTGGCAGGTCGCCGGTGACCTCGAGTACCCGATCGAGGGCGTGGAGAGCGGGCACGAGGATGCCGATCTGCTCACCATGACCGAATTCTTCGACCACCTCATCGACGGCCGACCCACCCTGGTCAGTCCGCTGGCCGCCCGCGAGGCCGTGGCCGCCGGAGCGCTCGCCGCGGCATCGCTCCGCGACGGTTCACGCCCCCTCGACGTGCCCCTGCTTCCTGCGCACGTCGCCGCACACTTCGCTCCCGCAGCATTCCTTTCACCATCCCTCTCCCCGAACACCACTGGAAGGACCTTCTGA